A region of the Vigna unguiculata cultivar IT97K-499-35 chromosome 9, ASM411807v1, whole genome shotgun sequence genome:
TCTTCAATTGtattttgggaaatttaaaaGGATAAACTTGAAAATTGTAGCTTCTCGTTCTGTACATTGCATACTAACCGTGGCTCTTcctttttataatgtttaagaCTTTGGGATGCTAAATGCTCTACCAATactttcttctttcctttctcattttcattcatattttccCAAATACCAAAACACCTCACAACAAACCCATTACCCACCCCTATTACACCACAACCATCTTATCCTAAtctttcttatataaaataatattaatacatctagtttaatctaaaaaaaaatcatttataaaaaaaattaattttatatattataatttagtcttaaaattgtttaatacacctccttaaaaatattattaagtgtAAATATTGTTGGAATTTCGACATCAATTAGAAATAagaccaattcacaatatataagtgagtctAAATCTTACCTTACAAGCCGATTTTGTCCGGGTTCAGTTAAActtaaatttcactttttaatatggtatcagagcaatgagTTAGAACATATTCTAATGAAATATAAGTCTATTATTTCACCTATTAGCGAACCACCTGTCGATGTCTAGTCTTACACACAAAATGCATATATTTCGACAGTGGAAATAAATCGGACTTAAAGTCCACtccttataaaaaattaaaaaaccaataataaaaaatgatacaatATATCCAAATATTGACTACgataaatttatataagtttaatattatattaaaaaaatatatttaaatttagctCGATCTTAcgaaattagaataaataaaattgaagtttcAGGTTGATAAAAGTGAATACTCTCAATGAAGTATACAACACACACCTCTTACCCGATTCCTACGCATGGTCTGAACCCATTGATGATCATGATTTCTCGTTCAGCTTTTCTTCAATACTATGGAATtccaaaatgaataaaaattgttCGAATGTTCACTAATTAGCTTATgtctaattttaataacaaacaaCGTTGATAAAATTGTGTACAATTTAAATGGTTAAAGGACGAGAGCAGATTTTTCTAATAAGCATtattgaaaaagaagagaaaaatgataaaataacagTGCAGaatactcatatatatatatacgtttttttttcttaaaaaacttattttttatttatgataaaattacaaaaacttaGATAACAACTACTAGCATTAAAAACGTTATAAAGAGAATATAGTCTCGTGATTGAGGTATTAGATGAGTTTGAGTTCCTATAAGACCAGGACAATGTAACAGGAACAACTCAAAAAATCTACGGTACTCATCATAAGATTAAAATgttatagttaaattttttattaacccACCTTCTGCGTTATTTTCTTACATAATCATAGTAATCAActtatgaataattataaaactctTAAGGCATGTAAAATTAATGCAAAAGAGATAAACATTGATGGAtccacttatttattttgtttcccCAGAGGCTAGAAACAGACCGGATGGACcgttatacaattttttaagttcttaaaaaccaaatatatgatataacaaagaaaataaaaatagtcttACATTGAAGTTTTACAttgaaacttatttttttttattctttgacTCATATTTAAAAGGATAAACTTGAAAATTGTAGCTTTTGGTTCTGTACATTGCTGCAGAGGAAAAACCCAGACATTGGCTCTtcctttttataatatttaagacTTTGGAATGCTAAAATCTCTACCAATACTTTTGTTCCTTCCTTTGTCATTTTCATCTATATTTTCCCAAATACCAAAACACCTCAGAACAAGTCCAATACCAGCCCCTCTTACATCTGAACCATCCCAACTCaatctttcttttatatgtatataaaataatattaacacattCTATTTTAATCTGAAAAAgttattttactaaaataaaaagttatctCTACCTATATATAATCtagttttgttaaatataatattttcaatactCGAGTATAAAAATCgaaaagattaaaatatgtaTTCTTCTTATGTTTTTAATACCATATTAagatcatatatttaaatttagttcaaTTCAACAAAATATCAGATCAAgtgaagtttatttaaatggattttcttaaaaaatatttgaagtacATTTTATTATGGAATGAGTTAATATAAACATTAATGAGACATGAGTCTAACCACATGAGATATTGACACCGTTCTCAATccaaaactttaagacaatgagtttatggatATTTATCCTTCTataatgctctactttctcatttttagtcAACGTGAGACTTAGATTTACACTTGGATTCTTAACCATCTCTCCAAAGtaagtcccttcaaccacattggtacattCTTCTTCCAGCGAAAACATTCCCAATCACGAATATCCCTTTTGGTTTTTTCTGTATCGTTATTTTTCTTAACAGGACACgcttatttgtaatttttgtcaGAAAGACTATCGATACAAAGACCTTATCGCAATGCATTCGTCTGAACAGTATAAGGAAATTCTTAACTTAATcacttaaaactttaatatattaatgcaaaacttattaaaagaatatttttgaattaaaatttgaaatctgAATCGAAATCTTTCCTTTGTTTTGTAATAACAAAGAGCGAAACTTGTCTCGACCGGCCACTTTGTGTgcctctatatatatatatagatatctttgtacatctCTAGTCTCTAAGTTGGAGTTTGAgcttaatgaaaatgaaaatgggtACTCTGAATGAAGCATACCAAGAACACCCTCTTACCCTTGATGAAATCATCCCCATagatttttcttcttcctcgAGTTTACCCGATTCCCACATATGGTCTGAACCCATTGCTGCTGATTTCTCATCCAACGATCCTGCAGCATCACCCATGCCCACCATAGACCTCATGGATCCCAATGCCAACAAACTCATAATCCTTGCATGTCAGAACTGGGGTGGCTTCCATTTGAAGAACCATGGAATACCCTTATCTGTCATTCAAGGCACTGAACAAGAACTCGAACGCCTCTTCTCTCTCCCACTCCAACAAAAGATGCAGGCTCTCAGATCCACCGATGGTGCCACTGGATATGGCATCCCAAGGATTTCACCTTTCTTCTCCAAGTTCATGTGGCACGAAGGTTTCACCATCGTCGGGTCTTCCTATGACGATGTGAAAAAGATATGGCCCAATGATTATCAACCATTCTGGTAAGTTCAACCTCAAACAAACACCTTTAAGgtatatgtttatgttttttcaaaCACATTGCATGATGTCATGACAAACACTGATATATGATGATAATAAACACTGTGCAGTGACGCAATGGAGAAGTATCAGAAGGAAATGAACAGTTTAGCGGAGAGTCTAACAGAAATGGTGTTCGATGTGTTGGGGATTTCGGAGGAAAAAAGGAAGTGGATGGGTACAAGCGACGTGAGTTCGGCTCTGCAGATGAATTACTACCCGAGTTGTCCCGAACCGGACCGAGCCATGGGTTTGGCTCCTCACACCGACACTTCGATCTTCACCATTGTTCATGTTACAGAAAGTGGTCTTCAACTGTTCAAGGAAGGAAAGTGGATCCGGGTGCAGCCTCCGCCGAACACTCTCCTTGTTCACGGCGGCGATATTCTGCACATGATGTCCAATGGACGGTTCTGCAGCCCTCTTCACCGCGTGGCGGCGACTGAGTGCAAGAAACGTTACTCCATTGCTTATTTCTATGCTCCACCCACAGATTATGTGGTGTCTCCGACGGTGGCCGGGGACGATGATGTTGCTCGTTTTCGTGATGTCACTGTGATGGAGTACATTGGGATCAAGGCTGACAAATTTGGAGAGTCACTCTCTGTCGTTAGCATTTGAAATTTTCTCCATTTATCTTTATCAACCTGCATGTTGTAGCTCTTTGGttacactaataaaaagtttGGTAATAGCAACATGCTTGTCCCTTACCATGGAATATtccaaaataaatgaaatttcttggcttatgtttaatttagaaaattatactttaacttttatttcttttacctCTTTACTTCTGATAcgtaatttaatttgaattattgatttttttaaaagaaaagattaaTCAGTAATTCATACTAAATTATTAAATCAcgttaataaaaaatgaaaattataatattattttaagaagttTGATAAGATTGTTTACCATTTAAATgttcaaataagaaaaatgataacAGTGAATAATGATATTCtcaatagggatggcaacggggcggggcggggacgggtttcgttatcccatacccatccccgcataaaaaattcatccccatccccatacccaaacccaacgggtatcaaacttttttcccatccccatccccaccgagtaacgggtataatctcgtacccatacccgtacccgtgttctaactacttcaatattaatttttataaaagaaaaaagtttacggtaaagaaaacataatattatgaaatattcaatattaggaggattttcttcgatgccaaataccttaaaataaattataattgtttacattttatattagaataccaaataaaatttcatgtgaaccaaaacatttgttaaatttgcaaactacaacattgatgaacttagttgataaaattaaaaaatatttcaaaaaaatataaaaggaaaacaaacatttaaattaaaatatattttaaatgtttgtttacttcaattttttaaattctaatgaatatcttttttatacactaataaaagttataatatatcacttgatcaaaatgacacaaagaataaataataaacataataataaaaggaaaacaaatattcaaattaaaatatattttaaatgtttgtttacttcaattttttaaattataatgaatctcttttttatacactaataaaagttataatacatcacttgatcaaaatgacacaaagaacaaataataaacataataataaaattttgacatagattttgtatcttttgaacttcaatatatgttggatagtgacaaaaaaatattcatagcaattacattaaatttttatat
Encoded here:
- the LOC114164622 gene encoding gibberellin 3-beta-dioxygenase 1-like; translated protein: MKMKMGTLNEAYQEHPLTLDEIIPIDFSSSSSLPDSHIWSEPIAADFSSNDPAASPMPTIDLMDPNANKLIILACQNWGGFHLKNHGIPLSVIQGTEQELERLFSLPLQQKMQALRSTDGATGYGIPRISPFFSKFMWHEGFTIVGSSYDDVKKIWPNDYQPFCDAMEKYQKEMNSLAESLTEMVFDVLGISEEKRKWMGTSDVSSALQMNYYPSCPEPDRAMGLAPHTDTSIFTIVHVTESGLQLFKEGKWIRVQPPPNTLLVHGGDILHMMSNGRFCSPLHRVAATECKKRYSIAYFYAPPTDYVVSPTVAGDDDVARFRDVTVMEYIGIKADKFGESLSVVSI